Genomic window (Neurospora crassa OR74A linkage group VI, whole genome shotgun sequence):
TGAGCTACAcgttgaagaggaagaagcagagcgGGACTCGTTTCTCGCAGAGGGACTGTCCAACATGGAGCTTGATGACACTGGAGAGGTAGCCAGTGCGCTAGATTTCTTGTTCCAATCGGACAGTGATGACAGCTCCTTGGGTGATATATGCCGTACTTATTCCCCAATTGAAACGGACTggaacaaaaacaaaacaagtTGGCGATGAGGTTCAAACGAGTGTCGACGATTTGCCAGACGACCCCTAACCCTTCCCCGGTGCCTCAATTGCTGCGCCTGTGTCAACTTGCCGGGGGGGCTGCCGCAGCACTGCTGATCCCTGCACCGTGACGCGAATCGCATTCTCCACCGGCGGTCTCCACCGGGCAGCACTTGCAGTTGCAGctccaagtggaagaagttcAATTGCGACGAGCGACGGGACTTTCGTTTTGCGATTCGATTCGATTTCCatctttccatctttccatctttccatCTTCCGTGTCTCCAGCTAGGCACCTATCGATACCTACCACTTCCACCCAAACCACACCCACCGCAACATACACTGGACCGCGATGCTGAAATCAACATACAAACCCTCTCCTGgtgctcttcctcccctgCCACCAGGCTGGACCGAACACAAAGCGCCTACCGGGCACACATACTACTACAATGCCTCAACCAAGGAGTCAACCTACAAGCGCCCCGGCGTTACTCCGACTCCCACtcctcccgccgccgcttctCCGTTCGGTCCTCCGTCCGCTTCGCCAGTCCCCGGCGCCCATCCGCTCGCCGCGGCGCCAGCGAACCCCTCCATGAGCTACCTCCAACACCAAGCCGTTCCCGCGATAAACCTCTCCGATCCACGCGTTGCCAATGCCCTTATGGCGCAGTATTCCCAGCAGTCCCAGCCTCAACACCAAGGCGGGCGAGGGGGTTTTGGAGCAGGGGGTAGGGGCGGtagccagcaacagcaaaggCCCCGACCACAGCCCGTCGACAAGCCAAAAGCCAAGATCGCCATCCTCGGCTGCGAGCCGTGGTTCCTGGTATACACAAAATATGGGAGAAGGTTTGCTTTCAATCCGGTAAAGAATGCGAGTTACTGGCGGATTCCGGAGAAGATCCTGCCAGCAGTGATCGAGTTGGATAAAGAAAGGATCAGGAGGAAGGCCGCTGGGGAGCCACCGCTCGAGGAGGATCCGAGATACAAGAGCCatgataaggaggaggaaaaggcggAGGGGAAGAATCTGGGTTCGGGGCAACAGGGCCTAGAAGAGACGCACGACTACGACAGTTCAGAATACGAAGAAGTAGAAGTCACCGATGACGAAGGCGCAGACCACAACGACGCCGAACACCCCTCCCAGCACCAGCGTACCGAAGACGAAAACCAAGGGCCGATCGAGTTTACAGAAGACGACTTTGCCGCTCAGCTGGCCATGATGGAAGGCGATGGTATGGATATTGACCAAGAATACGATTTTGCAGCACAAGCAGAAAACGTCGAGCCCCTTTCTGACGCCGACGcccgcctcctcttccgcgaCCTCCTCGCCGACTTCCGCATTAACCCCTACTCCCCTTTTCAAAAGCTGATCGACGAAGGCGACAAGACGGGTGTCTTCTCCGACCCGCGGTACACTGCCCTCTCATCCATGCGCGAGCGCAGGGAAGTTTACGATGAGTGGTCCCGCGAGGCTATCCAAGCCCTGAAAGAAGCGAGGgcaaaggaagagaagaaggacccAAGGATACCATACCTGGCCTTTCTACAAGAACATGCCACGCCAAAGCTATATTGGGCTGAGTTCAAGAGGAAATATCGAAAGGAAGATGTGATGAAGGAT
Coding sequences:
- a CDS encoding FF domain-containing protein, translating into MLKSTYKPSPGALPPLPPGWTEHKAPTGHTYYYNASTKESTYKRPGVTPTPTPPAAASPFGPPSASPVPGAHPLAAAPANPSMSYLQHQAVPAINLSDPRVANALMAQYSQQSQPQHQGGRGGFGAGGRGGSQQQQRPRPQPVDKPKAKIAILGCEPWFLVYTKYGRRFAFNPVKNASYWRIPEKILPAVIELDKERIRRKAAGEPPLEEDPRYKSHDKEEEKAEGKNLGSGQQGLEETHDYDSSEYEEVEVTDDEGADHNDAEHPSQHQRTEDENQGPIEFTEDDFAAQLAMMEGDGMDIDQEYDFAAQAENVEPLSDADARLLFRDLLADFRINPYSPFQKLIDEGDKTGVFSDPRYTALSSMRERREVYDEWSREAIQALKEARAKEEKKDPRIPYLAFLQEHATPKLYWAEFKRKYRKEDVMKDSAHHRSFNDKEREKLYREHINRLKLPHTQLKSDLKKLLESVQLRQLNNRSSAASLPSQILADIRYISLDAKTRDEFIEGYIQGLASPPEAQSAAEEAEDEVLRKAREERKKREKALEERERRVEEEKRRQEKRLAVERARLREEERELQRAMVVDKKGLQSQLGGGAAAGGEASKEDEAKEER